From a region of the Helicobacter hepaticus ATCC 51449 genome:
- the rplL gene encoding 50S ribosomal protein L7/L12 encodes MAISKEEVLDYIGNLSVLELSELVKAFEEKFGVSAAPTVVAGAVAGGAGGGAAAEEKTDFNVVLVDAGANKINVIKAVREITGLGLKEAKDATEQTPSTLKEGVSKEDAENFKKKLEEAGAKVEIK; translated from the coding sequence ATGGCAATCTCTAAAGAAGAAGTATTAGATTACATTGGGAATCTTTCAGTATTGGAGCTTTCAGAGCTTGTAAAAGCTTTTGAAGAAAAATTTGGCGTAAGTGCTGCGCCAACGGTTGTAGCAGGTGCAGTTGCAGGTGGAGCTGGCGGCGGAGCAGCGGCAGAAGAGAAAACCGATTTCAATGTAGTGCTTGTTGATGCAGGTGCAAATAAAATCAATGTAATTAAAGCAGTGCGTGAAATTACAGGCTTAGGTTTAAAAGAGGCAAAAGATGCTACAGAGCAAACCCCGAGCACACTCAAAGAAGGTGTAAGCAAAGAAGATGCTGAGAACTTTAAGAAAAAACTTGAGGAAGCGGGAGCAAAAGTAGAAATTAAATAA